Sequence from the Seriola aureovittata isolate HTS-2021-v1 ecotype China chromosome 6, ASM2101889v1, whole genome shotgun sequence genome:
AAATTGGTAGGCAGGTCAGGTTAAAGGCCAGATATGACCAATCCACACTAGTTTTTTCCCCTAATGCCATTATAAAATtcattgtttctgctgccaGTTACCTGCATTAAGTCTTCAAAAGAACCTCAATGAGATGCACACAGTGAGGTATTAAGATTTCAACTTTCATAAAGAGAGCACGGTTATCCCGTTCGGGACTAAGACTGCTGATGTCAGAACAGGTATTGATTTGACATCAGTAGGTACCAAAAGTTTTTTAGCGCAAACAGCAGTTATATAATTCAGCTCTATTTTGGTCTTACCAAATTCAATGAAGGAGTAAGGCCGGGATACTGTGGGAACCTTCTTTCCATGTTGCTCATGAAACTCTGCCTGCAGGTCTTCTAGGTAAGCAAAGGCCAGCTTCTTGGGAAAGCTGGCTTCACACAGCACAAGGTAGCACACTCCTTTCTCTATAAAATAGCTGCGGAGAGGACCGAgagaattaaaattaaaacatgttgtcGTTGTGTGGGTAGAAGCCACATTTGAGCTTCACTCTGACATAATTACTCCAAAACTATCTAAAAACCATTCCTGGCAGACAAGTGGTGGGTTATCGAGATTTATTTTGGTGCACAATTCCTCTTTGGCCATCACTTCATACTCACTGAAATGCCATGGAACCAGCCTCTAAAGTGCAGCGTGTGGGACTCTGCTCATTGAGTTTCCTGAAGAGCTGCTTAGCCTGACTCTGGTACTGCTGAAGATCCCGACCCAactaaacagaagaaaacaacaacgaTGGTTACTACACATCTCACTCACATCTCATACAGACAAAAATAGTGTTTAATCAGGGCCAGTGTGGTTACTTGTTTTAAGTTTTTGACTAGACAGACAAAGGAAATCACACTGTTTTCCTTGATGGCGTGAATTTCTTGCCCTGTATTCATGTGCTGAAAATAAACTCTTGGTGTGAAAGACTACAGACAGACTCAGCAGTGTGATGCTACATCTGAAACTGAAGGTAACAAATAGCCACTCTGGCTCTTTGTGGTAAATTCTTTTTATAGTCAGCATTATTTACATGGTGGATGGTATTCATTTCTTATGTGTTGACCCCTGGACCAAATGACAGCGACACtatagcatcacagaaacacgtATGATGTTGAagcacagagcagagaaactaCAAACCTTTTCACTTCCCTTTTTGAAAGCAAACAAGAGAGTGAGGGGAAAAATGTTAGACTCCTGTCAAGTCATGctcaaacataataaaacaactTAACAAGTTACACATGCCATCCATTTGAACATGCTTAGCTtgaaaatacataataaactaaaagaAGTTCAGTGAGCATATGTTTATTAGACTTTTACCAATAATGATACTTGAGggtttaaaaaaatctattaagGATATATCTACAGAAAGCCTTTATCACACATTTTTGTTGACAGTCCCTTAAATCTCGCTGTTAATAAACTGTGACTAAGATATGCACTGAGCAGGATATTTAAGTAGTGCTCTCTGGTGGAAGAATTGTGTAATGGCAACACCCTTTCCCAATTAGCTCAAACAAATATATTTGCCCTTAATGTATAAGGAATATTCCTTGTGATTTATCAGCCAACATGCAGATTAATAGGATGTCTCTGTGATGAGCTAAAATTGGCTGATACACATTAAGCATTTTACATGCtctacagaacaaaaaaaaaaagaaagaaagatgtatTTGATCAGGTGTTAAAGACTTTATTCAGCAATCAAACCTGATAAacgattttttgttttttggcacaATACATAAACACGACTGCTTGTGGATTGCAGATTTATCAGATTTTTGAAGACCTCAGCTGCAACATAATACTAGGTTTCACTGCAGTTGTGCAATGCTCAAATAATTTGACACACTATCTGAATAGGGTCAGGGTTGAAACATGGTGAGTCTGATCTCTGATGATTGAGTCAGTTGCTTTAGGTCTAGCCAAGTATGGCTCTGTGTACAGATAGGCAGGCCTCCACTTATCACCTAGTCATACTGTGCGGTCGATTTAAGTTTCACACAGCAGCCACTAGTCGAGTCCTTGAGTACTCCTGGACCCACATCTGGAGGAAAATCGTCCTGTGGGTCACAGCTGGCCAGCTGTTTAGTGTTAGCTAACGTGTCACTGTAGCATTTGTACATAGACGCGTTTACAACAGAAACCTGAATTGACGTAAGCAAAACAGGCAGCTAGcgaccacagagacaaaatagCTGAAATTTGAACCTGCTCGTCCTCCTGCATTGAAGCGGCCAGAGGCAGACCGTCTGCCAGCCGAGCGATCATCGTCAGCAGAACCATCTCTCCGCCGTCTACTGGTGTTTCTCCACCGCCCAGTAAATGTTACAGGTGACTGGTCCCAGTGTTTGACAGGCTGTAAACTGACAACACCACAGGACTGACGCGCTGAGCTGGCCGGAAACGCTAGAGCTTTGTGTGTCACAGCTAAATCCTTCCGCCCTCTTGTTATACGGAAATAAGCGACTACGCATAAAGTTCCGCATCACAgtttgttcttgtgtgtgtgtgtgtgtgtgtgtgtgtgtgtgtgtgtgtgtgtgtgtgtgtgtgtgtgtgtgcgcgcgcgcgcgtgcgtgtggTCAAATTTTAATTTCCTGCTTACTAAATAAGGCTAATTATTTGATAATTATCAGCAATAATTTGACTATAAGGCAgggttttacatttttacaatttgtTAATAAAAGATCAGTTCAAATGAAGAGCTGTGTGCCACCCAATTAGTGAGAACACTTTTTGttccttatatatatatatatatat
This genomic interval carries:
- the sec22bb gene encoding vesicle-trafficking protein SEC22b-B, coding for MVLLTMIARLADGLPLAASMQEDEQLGRDLQQYQSQAKQLFRKLNEQSPTRCTLEAGSMAFHYFIEKGVCYLVLCEASFPKKLAFAYLEDLQAEFHEQHGKKVPTVSRPYSFIEFDTYIQKTKKSYIDSRARRNLGSINTELQDVQRIMVANIEEVLQRGEALSALDSKASNLSSLSKKYRSDAKYLNTRSTYAKLAAGGVFFIMLIVYVRFWWL